The sequence below is a genomic window from Stigmatopora nigra isolate UIUO_SnigA chromosome 4, RoL_Snig_1.1, whole genome shotgun sequence.
GATCATTATTGACAGCCCTTTCCATCAAGTTGTATTAACGTCTATTGCCCTGAACTACAGTAATTGTTGTCTCTTAGTgaaatattcaatatattttaaagaggAATTCCAGAGTCAGAACTGACTACTGTTTGACTTTTGTGATTGTTGCTTTTATTTGGATTTCGCaacatgcatgcatgtgcataCTTTACCTTCAACCCCTTCTCCGAAGCTGACCTTGTAAAAAAAGGGGCCTCTAATGATTCATCTTCAACTGTCAGCTGCCACCATGTTGGAACTGTTTGCACTGGCAATGACTGGAGATTTGGAGGACAAATTGGCAGTCCGAGAACCACTCGACTAGCCAATTTAATTAAGAGTGCAGTGTTACAGGGCTACCAGAGAAATGTATTGCCATATTAATTTTCAGCCGGATGTGAGGAAGATATATGAAAATTGTGTCATGCCACTTTCTAACAAGTTTTGTGTGACACATGAGCAGATGTGCAGTGCTAATGAGgagatataaaataaaataaaaaacacccaCAATTTCCAGGCAGATGGATTTAAAGAGAAAAGGTGGGCATGGTAGATTTCACTGAGACTTATTAAGATGTCAACTGGCAGGTAAACAAGTAGAGACGAGAAaccaaacaagaaaataacctCCATCTGTCTTCCTTTGGCTATTTTTGATAGATTTACTGGGGAGCCTCCTCCCGATCCTGTCAATACGTAAATAGCGTTCTTGTGAAGGACACCGTGGTTTCTGATTGGATTTCCATGTGAAGCCAAACCACCTCTCGTCCCTTTTTGAAGTGTTTTAACTGAATGCAGTTGTTTGTGTTCAGGTTTGGAGTGTTTGAGTTCCTCAGTAACCACGCAAAGGACGAGTCGGGTCGATTGGACAGCACTCGTGGTCTGCTGTGCGGTCTCGGTGCGGGAGTGATGGAAGCCGTTTTGGTTGTTTGTCCCATGGAAACCATCAAGGTTTGAACAGTGCATTCACTGTTAGGACTGAAAGTtctcaaaatattttataaccgtttatttattttattccatcAAGGTCAAATTCATCCACGACCAGACTTCAGCAAACCCCAAATACAGGGGCCTCTACCATGGAATCCGAGAAATCATAAGAGTTCAAGGTAAAGCCCTCTTATCTCCATCCATGTTCTCAAGTCGCCCTCTACTGGTCAAGTTTAGACGTACACCTGAACATAATCCCATAGATATGATCATCAtgacttcttcctcttctgttCTTAAACAGGTTTAAGAGGGACCTACCAGGGTTTGACTGCCACCGTGCTCAAACAAGGCTCCAACCAGGCCATTCGCTTCTATGTAATGACCTCGCTCAAAAACTGGTACAAAGGTATGAATATTTTGTGACAATGGCTCTCTATTTCCATAATAGGATCGATTGCCAACTGCTTTGTAGTGCAGTCGACTACTAAACATGTTGATTGTTCCATTTTTCTCTTCCACTAGGTGACGACGCCAATAAAACTATCAATCCGTTCGTAACTGGAGCCTTTGGAGCTATTGCCGGGGCAGCCAGTGTGTTTGGAAACACTCCCTTAGATGTCATCAAGACAAGGATGCAGGTAGGTGggtttgtttgtatttgttgAAGAGCTATTAAATGTGATGCATTTGCGTCTGTTTCTAAAGGGCTTAGAAGCGCATAAGTATAAAAGCACCGCGGACTGTGCCATGAAGATCCTGCGACATGAGGGGTTGCCCGCGTGAGTGGACGCTTGCTTCCATGATGACAGAACACTCTTAAAATGTACATTGAATTTCTCTTAATCCCCTTTTGTGTCTTTATTGACAGTTTCTACAAGGGGACCGTTCCTCGTCTGGGACGTGTGTGTCTGGACGTGGCCATCGTCTTCGTCATATACGAGGAAGTGGTCAAGGTTCTGAACAAAGTGTGGAAGACTGACTGAGATGCGGGATGGTCGATTAGCCTGCTGCTTATGGTGCTTGACACTCGTGTAGGTATGTTTGGTAGAAATTTGTGCTGAATAAGTGCTGAATTTCAGGCTTGTTTACATGATTGTTTGGAACACAAAATTCTACTCACATGCCCTTCGTAGTCCAGCTAAATGTTGTGTCAATTTTAGAACATATacagaaattgtcaaaaatttTAACCACGTTTAAATGTTATAATGGTATTAATCGTACTAGCTGAAGAAGACACTATTAacaagaagatgaaaaaaatatgtatttaggggaagattatttttttgattttaaaggGAACTAAGAACAAACATTCTGTTAAACTGAGAATGTAAAATGCAGAACAACATGGTGAAGAGGCATCTGTCAACATCACAACTTTTTACCTAATATtaccttattgttttttttttttttaaacgtcacACTGTCGATGGACAGAGAAAGAAAACACCCTTAATTTCACCCTCGCGTATTAGTCGCAGTTCCTGTGAAACTATGAAAAAGTGCGACTAATAGTCTGGAAATTATGGTAGTATTTGACTTTTGACGTTCATTACATTTTACACCAGCCTGTATCAGATATTATTCATAacatatagatctatatatatatatatatatatatatatcttcccTGTGTTGGGTGCCAAacacaaaaagtcatttttaaagatgCCAATCTCTTTCGAATATCATCATGTAGTATTTATTGAGAGTTGAAAATTAAGTCTATatgtttaaaggaaaaaaagaaatgggtgTTGTATCATTGTATTTTCCCTGAAATTCCTGACTGGGTATGAAGGTGTCGAAAATATATCAGTTTAGtctttatatgtatacatatctaATAGATGTATTTAAAATACAACTGTGAGAGGCATCATTAAGACCTGTAAGTGATTTCCACATTTCACAGGCTGATGgatcctttattttttaaatcttattcaTCTCAAACATTGTTCTGGTTCTTGTGGAAAATTGAGTTGGAAATTGCACAAA
It includes:
- the LOC144195816 gene encoding tricarboxylate transport protein B, mitochondrial; protein product: MEAKRAFVSPFRPPRCLAAASAGKSKLTHPGKAIMAGGIAGGIEICITFPTEYVKTQLQLDEKANPPKYRGIGDCVRQTVKSHGVKGLYRGLSSLVYGSIPKAAVRFGVFEFLSNHAKDESGRLDSTRGLLCGLGAGVMEAVLVVCPMETIKVKFIHDQTSANPKYRGLYHGIREIIRVQGLRGTYQGLTATVLKQGSNQAIRFYVMTSLKNWYKGDDANKTINPFVTGAFGAIAGAASVFGNTPLDVIKTRMQGLEAHKYKSTADCAMKILRHEGLPAFYKGTVPRLGRVCLDVAIVFVIYEEVVKVLNKVWKTD